From Helicoverpa armigera isolate CAAS_96S chromosome 19, ASM3070526v1, whole genome shotgun sequence, one genomic window encodes:
- the LOC126054870 gene encoding uncharacterized protein LOC126054870 gives MPSEEIPSFVKANLKHLVLADSDFDKPGDIDLLLGADIFHSIYNGQRLEVGPGLPVALHSVFGWVITGRLDAECSPPAETSTLLASTAALDNVVKRFWEVEEPPKQKIVNPENEKCEQMYTDLVRRNEDGRYVVPMLLKEEHEQLGDSHRTALSRLHNLEKRFLHHEDLKHDYGEFMQED, from the coding sequence ATGCCTTCAGAAGAAATACCTTCTTTTGTCAAAGCTAACCTCAAGCACTTGGTTCTAGCTGACAGTGACTTTGATAAACCCGGTGACATTGATCTTTTGTTAGGCGCAGATATTTTCCATAGCATTTATAATGGTCAACGACTTGAAGTAGGCCCGGGTCTACCGGTAGCCCTACATAGTGTATTCGGCTGGGTTATCACGGGCAGGCTCGACGCTGAGTGTTCGCCTCCAGCTGAAACGTCTACACTTTTGGCTTCCACAGCTGCCTTAGACAATGTGGTCAAGCGATTCTGGGAGGTAGAAGAGCCGCCTAAGCAAAAGATTGTCAACCCGGAAAATGAAAAATGTGAACAGATGTACACAGACCTCGTTCGACGCAACGAAGATGGAAGATATGTAGTACCTATGCTACTAAAGGAAGAACATGAGCAGTTAGGAGACTCTCATCGCACGGCCTTATCCAGACTTCATAATTTGGAGAAACGGTTCCTTCATCACGAAGACCTGAAACACGATTATGGAGAATTTATGCAAGAGGATTAA